From a single Salvelinus sp. IW2-2015 unplaced genomic scaffold, ASM291031v2 Un_scaffold2346, whole genome shotgun sequence genomic region:
- the LOC112073729 gene encoding LOW QUALITY PROTEIN: tyrosinase-like (The sequence of the model RefSeq protein was modified relative to this genomic sequence to represent the inferred CDS: inserted 1 base in 1 codon; deleted 2 bases in 2 codons; substituted 1 base at 1 genomic stop codon) has protein sequence MVLLVVLGSLLQMLFLRSCVGQFPRPCANTEALRTKQCCPVWEGDGSACGATSGRGFCQDVTVSEEPHGPQYPHTGIDDRERWPLAFYNRTCQCASNYGGFDCGECRFGYFGPGCAEQRESVRRNFLSLSVAEQQRFISYLNLAKNTVTADYVIVTGTRAEMGTNGENPMFSDVSVYDLFVWMHYYVSRDTLLGGPGNVWPDIDFAHESAAFLPWHRVYLLHWEHEIRKMTGDFNFTIPYWDWRDATDCTVCTDNLMGGRSLLNHNLISPGSVFSSWKVICTQPEEYNSKAALCPGTGEGPLLRNPGNHDPNRVRRLPTSADVEFVVGIETYEXGAMDRQANMSFRNSLEGFASPETGMAITGQSTMHNALHVFMNGNIELSTGSANDPIFLLHHTLLEHIYEQWXGDHTPPRVRYPTSNAPIGHNDGYYMVPFLPLYRNGDYFLGNKVLGYEYSYLLDRSVTLRHTYLDKDLLDPDQLP, from the exons ATGGTTCTTCTGGTTGTGTTGGGTAGCCTGCTCCAGATGCTGTTTCTGCGGTCGTGTGTGGGCCAGTTCCCCCGGCCTTGCGCCAACACGGAGGCGCTGCGTACCAAGCAGTGCTGCCCGGTGTGGGAGGGGGACGGGTCGGCCTGTGGAGCCACGTCGGGCCGAGGGTTCTGTCAGGATGTGACGGTATCAGAGGAGCCCCACGGGCCACAGTACCCACACACTGGGATAGACGACCGAGAACGGTGGCCGCTGGCTTTCTACAACCGCACATGCCAGTGTGCAAGTAACTATGGGGGTTTCGACTGTGGAGAGTGCAGGTTCGGCTACTTCGGCCCCGGGTGTGCCGAGCAGCGGGAGTCCGTGAGGAGGAACTTCCTCTCGCTGTCGGTGGCAGAACAGCAGCGGTTCATCTCCTACCTGAACTTGGCCAAGAACACCGTCACCGCTGACTATGTCATTGTCACAGGAACTCGCGCTGAGATGGGTACAAATGGGGAGAACCCAATGTTTTCCGACGTGAGTGTATACGACCTGTTTGTGTGGATGCACTACTACGTGTCCAGGGACACACTGCTGGGGGGACCAGGAAATGTTTGGCCGGACATAGACTTTGCGCACGAGTCGGCGGCGTTCCTGCCATGGCACCGAGTGTATCTGCTGCACTGGGAGCACGAGATCAGGAAGATGACTGGGGATTTTAACTTCACCATCCCATACTGGGACTGGCGGGATGCAACAGACTGTACGGTGTGCACGGACAACCTGATGGGTGGGCGGAGCCTGCTTAACCACAACCTCATCAGCCCCGGCTCTGTGTTCTCTTCATGGAAGGTAA TCTGTACCCAGCCAGAGGAGTACAACAGCAAAGCAGCACTGTGTCCTGGGACAGGGGAGGGGCCTCTGCTGCGCAACCCTGGTAACCACGACCCTAACCGTGTGAGGCGTCTGCCCACCTCGGCCGACGTGGAGTTTGTGGTGGGTATAGAGACTTACG ACGGAGCCATGGACCGCCAAGCCAACATGAGCTTCAGGAACTCCCTGGAGG gtTTTGCGAGTCCTGAGACGGGGATGGCTATA ACAGGACAGAGTACGATGCACAACGCCCTCCACGTCTTCATGAACGGCAACATCGAGCTCAGTACAGGCTCAGCCAATGATCCCATCTTCCTCCTGCACCACACCTTACTAGAACA TATCTATGAACAGTGGTGAGGAGACCACACGCCGCCGCGCGTCCGCTAC CCAACATCCAACGCTCCGATTGGTCACAACgatggttactacatggttccctTCCTGCCTCTCTACCGCAATGGTGACTACTTCCTGGGCAACAAGGTCCTGGGCTACGAATACTCATACCTGCTTGACAGGTCAGTTACCCTGAGACACACATACCTAGACAAAGACTTGCTGGACCCAGACCAGTtaccctga